CTTTTTGTTCACTCCTGTTACCGAAGTTGCCGACATAAGCAGCGAGTGCAATTCCAAGCGCAATTAATATCAGGTTCTTGATGATGTAATGACCTGCAAGAGTAGGAACTAAAAAAGCTTTCCACGTATATTCCGGCAGTAATACGAGCGGCCCGAAAGTAGTAATCATATGCGGAAGTAATAGATACAATGCCAATCGTTCAAGTCCCGGAAAAAGAAACGCAATGCCAATCGCCATTTCATAAAATGCAAAGAAGAGCATGAAGCCATGAAACGGAATGAAGGAAACCGTCATTGACCAGAGTTCCTGTACCAAACCTTCCGCCGGACTTAAGCCCAATACCTTCAACAAACCAAATCCGAAATACACAACAAAAAATGAAAACCTTGCAAGCGGGATGCAGATTTTTGCGAGAAATTTTAAGGCCTTTGTTTCAAATGTAGTCATGTGGTAAATGGTTCGCTGCTACAAAGTAACTACTGTGAGTTGAATTAATGAAGGATTATCCGGAGTATTTAAAAATCAGAAAGTAACAACAGTCCATCACTATTTTAGAAATGGAAAAAATCTCACTTTTGATCCGAAGCTATATAAAAAGACTTCCTATTAATACATATGATAAAATGTTTTAAGAATCGGTATATGATCCGGACGATGAAATTATTTTTCGTGTGCACCTTCATGCTGTCTTCTGTAAGTCATTCGCAATCGCTCCGTCAGTTTTCATTACCCGTAAACACAAGCATTCGCGCCATTGCTGTACTTAATGATTCCACGATGTGGTTTGCCGGATCGAACGGATGTTTTGGTTATACCGAAGATGACGGGAAACACTGGCACATTGATTCAATAAAAATCGAAGGTCACTATCCGGATTTTCGCTCCCTGTCGGTTATAGATCAGCAAACTGTTTTGCTGTTGAATGCAGGAAGTCCCGCTTATTTATTGAAATCAACGGATCATGCTGAATCATGGAAGACTGTTTATTCCAACGAAAAAAAGGAAATCTTTTTTGACTCCATGAAATTTCGCGATGCGAAAAATGGTATGGCAGTTGGTGATCCCATTGATGGTTGTTTTACAATACTTACAACAGATGATGGTGGGGACAACTGGAAAGAAATTTCCTGCGACCGTTTGCCACAAGCTATGGCAGGCGAAGCCTGTTTCGCTTCCGGCAACACTTGTGCGGAACAAATTGAAAACTATACCTGGATCGGCACCGGTGGTGCTGAAGCACGTGTACTGTCATCCACTGATTACGGAGCTACCTGGCATTATACATCGACACCTCTTTTGTTTGGAAAGCAACTGACCGGAATTTTTTCTATTGACTTTTATGACCGGCAACATGGAATAATCGCGGGTGGTGATTATGAAAACAAAACCGAAAGCCTGCATTCAAAAGCAATAAGCAACAATGGTGGCAAAAGCTGGAAACCGGTTGCAGATTTTGAAATGCCGGGCTTTTGTTCCTGTGTTCAATATCAACCATTCTCTCATGCTAAAACTTTGTTGATCGCAGCACATCCCGGAATATATTTTTCAAACAATGGTGGAAAGAAATGGGCGGAAGTAAAGGACGATGATGGAAAAGCATTGCTGGAAAACTACAATACAATTCAGTTTTCACCTACCGGGAAAGTGGCCTGGTTCGCAGGAACTGATGGAAGAACCGGAAGGATAGTATTCAACAAATAGCTGCTGTGAAGGAATTAGAATGAATAGCATATCAATCCCGGAAATTGTGTCGTCCAATCTTTTAAAGTGTATCCGCGATTATTCAGTAAACTTGTGTCATTCATTGCAGGACCATGAATTTTTAATTTTTTGTTTCATCCATTGAACATGATTGTTTCCAATCTCTTGAAATGCCTCGGGACGCTGATTAATAATTACCCTATGAAAAATGAATCCAGCAATATCCAATGGAATGTATGCATGCCGTTATTATTTTTTATTTTCTTGTTTCCGCTTCTTACAAATGCACAACCGGAAACTTCCTGCCATTGTGCAGGAATGGCACCTTCGGGAAAAGGAACACTTTATATAACTGCCGGCTATAACCTGGATTGGTTTACCAATAGTGACATTCATTTTCAGGATCATACCACAGATAACTATGACTTTATCCTTTACAACGTAAAAGCGGAAGACCGTCCGGGACTGGAAGATCTGTTGCATGAAGACATTACCATTCCGCAATATTCTTTTCGTGCCGGTTATTGGTTCAACGATAAAAAAGATCTTGCCCTGGAGATCAACTATGATCACGTGAAATATGTGATGATACAGAACC
The genomic region above belongs to Chitinophagaceae bacterium and contains:
- a CDS encoding oxidoreductase; protein product: MCTFMLSSVSHSQSLRQFSLPVNTSIRAIAVLNDSTMWFAGSNGCFGYTEDDGKHWHIDSIKIEGHYPDFRSLSVIDQQTVLLLNAGSPAYLLKSTDHAESWKTVYSNEKKEIFFDSMKFRDAKNGMAVGDPIDGCFTILTTDDGGDNWKEISCDRLPQAMAGEACFASGNTCAEQIENYTWIGTGGAEARVLSSTDYGATWHYTSTPLLFGKQLTGIFSIDFYDRQHGIIAGGDYENKTESLHSKAISNNGGKSWKPVADFEMPGFCSCVQYQPFSHAKTLLIAAHPGIYFSNNGGKKWAEVKDDDGKALLENYNTIQFSPTGKVAWFAGTDGRTGRIVFNK